The Streptomyces sp. NBC_01276 genome contains the following window.
CCCTGCCGGCCGGTCCCGTCGACCCCGACGGGGGTCAGGCGTCCACGGGCTGCCAGGCCGGGCCGTCCCCGTCCTGGCGGACACGTCCGAACACCACGTCGGCGAAGTGGACGCCGAAGCCGATCGTGTCGGGCCGCGCCAGCTCGGCGACGAGACGCCGGCGGTGACCGGCGGTCAGGGCGGGGTCGTGGTCGAAGGCCGAGGACCACTCCGGGTGGTCGATCTGGATCGGGGAGTGCACCGCGTCGCCGAAGGCGATCAGGCGACGCCCGCCCCCGGTGATGACGTACTCGGCGTGCCCGACGGTGTGGCCGGGGGTGATCCGGACGTGGACGCCGGGGAAGATCTCCTGCCCGTCCGTGATCGTACGGACCTGCGGCGCCATGGCCGCGACCTGCTCGCCCGTGCCCTGGGCCTCCAGCAGGTCGCGCCTCTCCCACTCCGGCCCGGAGACCAGGAGGTCGGCGTGGGCGAACAGGAGCCCGTCGTCGCCGGGGGCGGGAAGGGACGCCCAGCCGAGGTGGTCGACGTGCAGGTGGGTGAAGGCGACCGCTTCGACGTCCTGCGGGCGGCGGCCGAGTTCGGCCAGGTGCTGCGGGAGGGCGCCCCCGTGGACCGTGGCGAGGGGGCCGTCCGGGGCCTCGTACCTCCGCGGGCCGAAGCCCGCGTCGATCAGGAGCGCGCGGTCGCCGTGCTCCACGAGCAGGCTGCCGATGCTCCCCACGAGGTGGCCGTCGGCGTCCAGGTACTCCGGGTGCGCGGCCCACACCTCGTCGGTGGTGTCCTGGAGCAGCGGCAGCGGCCGGAGCCGTACATCGCCGTCCGGAACGTACGTCACCTTCGTGTCGCCGAGCTGGATCGAGCGGATTCCCGCAGGCCGGCTCCGTCGTCCGTCCCGGGCGTCCCGAGTCACCTGAGCCGCCTGGGTCACTTGAGCCACCGTCACATCGGCCACGGGCCATCTCCTTTGATCTCGCGTCAGCCCGCCGCAGGTCCGTCCCGCGGCGACGGCGCCCACCATAAGCATCAAGCTCGAATGATTCAAGCTGTAAATATTCAGGCTTGATGGGTTTGATAGGGTGGCGGCATGACGACGTCACCCGATCCACAGCCCATCGCCGAGCGACAGCTGTGCGGTCTGGTGAACGGACTGGCCCAGCGGATCACCGAACACGTACGGGTGCGCGCCGCCACCCTGGGCCTCACCGCGGCCCAGGCGACCGCGCTGCGCGAGATGACCGGGCCGATGACCATGCGGGAGCTCGCCGAACGCATGACCTGCGAGCCCTCCAACACCACCTTCGTCGTCGACAAGCTGGAGAAGCAGGGCCTGGTCGAGCGCCATCCGCACCCCACCGACCGGCGCGCCAAGCACCTCGTCCTCACGGCCGAGGGCGCCGCGCTGCGGACGCGCCTGCTCGAACTCCTCGTCGTGGACTCCCCGCTGTCCGGGCTCACCGAGCAGGAGAAGCGGGTCCTGCACCAACTGCTGGAGCAGGCCGTCACCTCGCCGTGAACCGGCGTCAGGCGGCCGTGCGCCAGCCGTCCAGCACCGCGTCGATCAGGGGCGCCAGACGGGCGCGGGCGGCGAACCGGGGGACACCCGACATCAGCAACGCGTCGTACTCGGTGTCGGCGTGCCGCACGGCGGCCCGTACCGCCACCGACACCGCCTGCTCGTCCAGGGCCCGGCCCGCGGCGGTGCGGCCGACCCGGCCGCTGCCGCGCACCGAGGCGTGGGCGGCGATCGCCTCCGCGCGCTCGGGAGGGCATCCGGGGAACAGCCGCGTGATCTCGGCGGCGAACGCCGCCGTGAACCGGACGTCCTCGGCCGCGCGGCGCGCCCGGTCGCGCTCCCGGCGGCGAGCCCGGGCCTCGGCGTCCGCGAGGCAGGCGCGTTCGGCGCGGGCCAGGGCCGCGTCCTCGACCAGCAGGCCCTGGCGTTCGTAACGGCGCCGCCGCCGGTGCCGGCGCACGACGACGGCGGAGAGCGAACTGGCCTCCCGGGCGCGGCGGGTGAGCGCGGCGTCGCCCCGCGGCAGGTACACCAGGTGCCCCAGATCTGCACAGTCCAGGCAACGGGGCACACCGGCCTCGCGCACCAGACGGCGCAGCGGGCCCCGTCGGCACTCGGCACAGTGGATCTGCTTCAGCGACTCGAAAACGACGAGACTCATGCCGTTGTGATACCGCCGTGCGGTGCGCATATCACCTTGTCCGGAAAGGCAATCGGCCCTCCGTGACATCGGCCCGGACCTCGTGAGGTGCCCCCGGCGCGCACGCCCGCGGGGCCGTGCCGTGGTGACCCCCGTCCGCCACGGCACGGCCCCGCGGGCGCGCCCCCGCCGTGGTCCTCAGACCAGGCGGCGTATCTCGCCGCGCACCCGGTAGAAGCCCCCGGACGCCGGGTGCAGTCCGTCCACCACGTACCGGGCTCCGGCCTCCCGGATCCCGCGCGGGAACTGGACGTTCCAGGAGGGCTCGAAGCCCTCGGACACCACCTGCACGCGCATCCGGCCGCCCTGCTGCACGCACTCGACGACCACCGTGCCCGTCGGGACCGCGGCCACCGAGACCGTGGCCACCGCCGCGGCCGAAACCGCCGGGGTGAACACCGGCAGGGCCGCGGCCGACTTGACGTCCACCGGCGCCGGGACGGAACCCTGCTGGGCCGCCGCGATCGCCGCCTCGCTCGCGTCCACGCACACCAGGGACCCGTCCGTGGTGACCAGGTAGAGCCGCCCGTCCAGGTACTGCATGGACAGGGCCGAACCGCTGCCCGTGCCCAGCTTCCAGAGCCTGTTCCCCTCGGCGTCGAAGCAGTACACCGACGAGGCGAGGTCACCGGCGAACACGTGCCGCCCGTCCGGGGAGGTCGCGCAGGAGTACACGGCCGCGTCGCACCGGTACGAGGCCTCGACCGCGCCCGTCGCCTTCGACAGCCGCTGCACGCTGTTGCGGCCCGTCCCCGCGTACACCGCGTCCCGCTCCTGCCAGCCGAACAGCACCGAGCCGCTGGTGTTCGTGTGCCACAGCTGCCCGCCGCCGTCCGGGGCGTAGGCCGTCACCCCCAGGCTGTGCCCGTGGTAGACGGCCCGGTCGTCGGCCCGGACCATCCAGGCGTTGGACCCCGAGGACCTGCGCGACCACTGGAACTCGTCCTCGTGGTCGATGACCGTCAGACCGCCGTTGCGGTCCGCGACGTTCAGCACGCCCTCACGGATGTCGAGCCAGAAGATGTCCACGTCCGCCGCGATGTCGTACGCCCCGAACGGCACCTTGGAGGACAGGTCGTACACCGTGCCGTCGTCGCAGCCCGCGTATATCCAGAACTCGTCCGCGACCAGGCACTTCACCCCGTCCGGCAGCGAGTAGCGGGCCAGCACCTCACCGCCGTGGCTCACCGTGTAGACGTCGCCCGCCTGGTTGCCGACCCAGCAGCGGTCCTCGTCCACGTGGATGCCGAAGGCCGCGGAACCGGTGCGGAAGCGCCACAGCACCGGCGCCACGGCGCGCGCCGTCGACGGCGCCGAGGTCACCTGCCGGCGCGTCACCGCCCGCGCCGCCCGGGCCCCCCGCACCGCCGGCGCGTACCCCTTGCGGACCTTCTCGCCGATCTTCTTGGCGGCCGCGGCGCGGGCCTTGTCCGGCGTCGGGAACGAGGAGCCCTGCAACTGGCCGGTCGCGCCGATGCGCCCGTAACGCACCGAGACCTCGGTGCCGTCGACGGTCACCTCGTAGAACTTGTGCGCCGCGCCGTCCTCCTGGGACAGCTCCAGGTACGTCGTCTCCCGAGCCATGACAGACCCCTCCCCACGAGCCGGGCCAACGGCTCCTTCTCACCGGTGATCCCTCGTGAAAAAAGCTAAGGCCCACCACTGACAATGGGTCCGTGAAGCTCGAAGCGATCACCTGGCAGCGGATGGCGGAGCGGCTCGCCGGCCACCTCGACGACGTCCGCGCGGCCTCCCCCGACGGCGCCGGGACGGGGGTGTGGCAGCGCGTCGGCGTCGACGGCGCGCCCGCCGCCGACACCGGGCTGCTCGCGGGCCGGCTCGCCGACGCGCTGCGGCTGCGCGGCCGTTCGGTGCTCGTGGTCGCGGCCGGGGGGTTCCTGCGGCCGGCCTCGCTCCGCTTCGAGTTCGGGCGGGAGGACGTGGACGCGTACCTCGGCGGCTGGTACGACACCGGCGCGCTGTGGCGCGAGGTCTTCGGCCCGACCGACCCCGGCGGCAGCGGGCGGGTGCTGCCGGACCTCTGGGACCCGGTGACCGACCGTGCCACCCGCAGCCCCTACGTCGAACTGCCCGCCGGCGGCGTCCTGATCGTGCACGGGCCCCTCCTGCTGGGCCACTGGTTCCCCTTCGACCTCAGCGTGCACATCAGCCTCTCGCCGGGGGCGCTGGCCCGCCGTACGGAGGAGGGCGCGCGCTGGACCCTGCCCGCCTTCGCCCGCTACGCCCGCGAGACGGAGCCGGCCTCGGCCGCCGACGTGCTGGTACGGGCGGACGACGCACGGCACCCGGCGTGGACCGGGTGCCCCGGCCGGGCGGACACCGGGTGACCGGTGCTCCGGCGGGCCTTGCGGGCCTTGCGGGCCTTGCGGGCCTTGCGGGGCCTTGCGGGGCCTTGCGGGGCGGGCGGGCGGGGTCGGTGCCGGGGCGGGGTGCCGTCCGTCCGTGACCGCAGCTGCCGTCCTGTCCGGTCCCGGTGCCGGCCGGGGTCAGGGGCGGCCGCCGATGCGGGTGACCGCCTCGGCCGCCGCGCGGCAGCCCGCCCGCGCCGCTTCCGCCGGGTCGGAGCCCGCGAGCCGGGCCGCGAGGAAGCCGCCGGTGAAGGCGTCGCCGGCACCGGTGGTGTCCACCGCCTCGGCGGGCTCCGCCGCGACCTCCGCGGTGATCCGGCCCGCCTCGGCGACGAGCGCCCCGCCCGTGCCCCGGGTCACCACCACGAGCGGCACCCGCCGGCTCAGCTCCTCCGCCGCCCGAGCCACCCCGGCCGGCTCCGGCAGCCCCGCCAGCAGCCGGGCCTCGTCCTCGTTCGGCAGGAGAGCGCCGACCCCCGCCACGGCGGCCATGAACCGCTCGGGACCGAGCGCGGCCAGGAACCCCGCCGAAGCGGGGTCCACGCTGACCGGCACCCCCCGCGTACGGGCCGCCCGCAGCGCGACCAGGGCCAGTTCCCGGCTGCTGTCCGCGAAGAAGAGGTAGCCCGACAGGTGCAGGTGCGCGGCGCCGTCCAGCAGCGCGGGCGCCCAGTCGGCGGGGCACAGCCGCAGCGAGGCCCCGCTGTCGGTCAGGAAGGTCCGCTCCGCGTCCTTGCCGACCAGGGCCACCACCGTGCCGGTCGGTTCCGCCGGGTCCACCACCAGCCGCGGCCGCACCCCCGCGTCGACCAGGGCCCGCTCGTGCCAGCGCGCCGATTCGGCGCCCACCCGCGCGAGGAGGCGTACCTCGGCCGTCCCCGTGCGGGCCGCCCAGCAGGCCGCGTTGGCGCCCGCGCCGCCCGGCAGGGTGCGGATCCTGGCGGCGGTGTCAGTGGCCGGAGCCAGAGGCTCCGGATGTATCGCCACCACGTCCGTGACCACGTCGCCGACGACCACCAGCGCCCCCGGTGCCGCCGTCATGCGCGGGCCGCCCAGGCCCCGGCGATCCTCGCCCCTAGCCGCACGTTGCCCCGTACCGCGGCCAGGTTGGCCTCCAGCGAGGCCCCGCCGGTCGCCCGTACCAGGAAGTCCAGCAGGAACGGGGTCACCGCCTGCCCCGCGATGCCGCGCTCGCGGCACTCGGCGAGCGCCTCCGCCAGGACCCGGTCGTGCAGCCGCGGATCCAACTGCTCGGCCTCCGCCACCGGATTGGCCACCAGCAGCGCCGACTCCGTTCCGCCGAGGGCGTCCTGGGCGGCCATCACCGCCGCCACCTCCTCGGGCCGCTCCACCGTCCAGTCGACCGGCTCGCCGGAGTCGGCCAGGTAGAACCCGGGGAAGCGGCGCGTCCGGTAGCCGAGGATCCCCACGCCCAGGGTCTCCAGCCGCTGGAGGGTGGCCGGCACGTCCAGGATCGACTTCACCCCCGCGCACACCACCGTGATCCGGGTCCGCGCGAGGAGCGCGAGATCGGCCGACTCGTCCTGGGAGCGCGTCCACTCGCGGTGTACGCCGCCCAGCCCGCCGGTGGCGAACACCCGCAGCCCCGCCCGCGCGGCCAGCAGGGCCGTCGCGGACACGGTCGTCGCACCGGTCGCCCCCGTCGCGAGGGCCGGGGCCAGATCCCGGTGGCCGAGCTTGCGTACGCCCTCACCCGCGGCGATCCGCTCCAGACGGGCCTTGTCCAGGCCCGCGTGGGCCACCCCGTCCAGGACCGCGACCGTCGCCGGAACCGCGCCCTCCGCCCGGACCAGGGCCTCCAGTTCCAGGCCCACCTCCAGATTGCGCGGGCGCGGCAGCCCGTGCGCGATGATCGTCGATTCCAGGGCGACGACGGGCCGGCGCGCGGCGAGCGCCTCGCGCACCTCTTCCGACAGGACCGGGACCTCGGATGCTCTGTGCAGTGGCATGTCCCCATCCATGGCACGGGATTCGCGCCCCCAAACGCGCCGTCCGAGCTCCGGCGCGAACCCGTCCCGCGGAGCGGCCCCGCGGGCGGCGGCGCGGTCGCCGCCCCGCAGTGTCCCCGCGGATCCGCCCGGCCGCGGGAGCGCCCGTACCGCTCTGGCCGAAAAGGGGCGGGTGCCGCTTGCGCTCGACGGAGTGACGCGTCCGCCGCGTGCACGCTGGACGCTCTGGCCACCCCCCGGCCCGGGAGAGCCGGATTAGGCTGGCGCGCCATGAGCACCAGTGATCACACCGCCCCCGCCCCCGCCTCCTTCGCCGTGTCCGTCGCGGACGTCCCCGACTCCGAACTGGAGGTCGAGGACCTCGACCCGGCACAGGTCGTCTCCGGCACCCCCGTGGTGACGGGCAAGGTCCTGTGGGAGGCCGAGGACGGCTCGCAGATCCGGGGGATCTGGCAGATCACCCCGGGCGTGGTCACCGACACGGAGGCCAACGAACTGTTCGTCGTGGTCGGCGGACGGGCCACGATCGAGGTGGAGGGCGGAGCGACCCTGGAGGTCGGACCGGGCTCCGCGTGCGTGCTCCGGGAGGGCGACAGGACCACCTGGACCGTGCACGAGACGCTCCGCAAGGCCTACCACATCAGCTACTGACGCCCTTCGCGGGCGCCGGACGCACGGGGTGGCGCCGGGCGGTGAACAGGGCGAGCGCCGCCATCGGCAGCAGCAGCGCGGCGCCGATCGCGTTGAGCCAGCCGTAGCCCGCCTGGGACATGACCAGCCCGGCCGCCGCTCCGCCGATCCCGGCGGAGGCGTTCATGGTCAGGTCGCTCAGTCCCTGTACGGCGGCCCGCGCGGGCTGCGGCACGGAGTCGGTCAGCAGCGCCGATCCGGAGACCATCCCGGCGGACCACCCGAGGCCGAGCAGGAAGAGGCCGGCCGCGCTCTGGGCGTGGTTGCCCCCGGCGGTGCCGGCGAGCAGCGCGGCGAGCGAGAGCAGTCCGGCGGCCAGTCCGATCACGGAGAGCCGGCCGAGCCGGTCGGCGAGCCACCCCATGACGGGCGAGAAGGCGAACATGCCGGCGATGTGCCCGCTGATGACCAGGCCGACCAGCTTGAGGCCGGCGCCGTGGTGACCGAGGTCGACGGGGGTCATCACCATGATCGAGACCATCGTGGTGTGGGACACGGCGACGGTGAGCAGCGCGAGGCGGGCGCGTGGGGAGGCGCGGACGGCGCTGAACCCGGCGCGCAGCGAGCGGCTCTGACGGGACTGCTCATCGGGGCCGGCCAGTGCCCGTGCCGTCAGCAGCGGGTCCGGCCGCAGGAACACGGCGATCAGCGTGCCGGTGAGGACGAAGACGGCGCCGGCCCAGACGAAGGGGCCCGCCGTCTGGGGTATGGAGGTCCCGGCGAAGCTGTCGCTGGCGGGGGCGGAGAGGTTGGGGCCGAGCACCGCGCCGACGGTGGAGGCCCAGACGACCACGGAGATGGCGCGGGCCCGCCGGTCGGGCGGTGCGAGGTCGGCGGCGGCGAAGCGCGCCTGGAGGTTGGCGGAGGACGCGGCGCCGAAGGCGGCCATGCCGAGCATGAGCAGCGGGAAGCTCTTGACGGAGGCGGCCAGGACGACGAGGGCCGCCCCGAGGGTGCCGATCGCGTAGGCGACCACCAGCCCGGGGCGGCGTCCGCGCGCGGTCATCAGGGCGGCGAGCGGGAGCGAGACCAGGGCGGTGCCGATCACCGCGGCCGTGGAGGCGAAGCCGGACATGGCCTCGGTGCCGCTGATCTCGGTGGCCAGCACGGGGGCCAGGGCGATGCTGATGGGCACGCCCAGGCCACCCAGCATCTGGGCGGCGATCAGCACCCCGGAGATCCGGCGCTGCAGCCGGGGCAGGTCGGCGGCGTCGACCGGCCCGCCGTGCCCGGCCCCGGCGGCACGGGACGCGGGGGAGGCGCCGGGGGTCGCGGGAGAGGTGTCCGGCGCTCCGCGCCCGGGGGGCGTCCCGGGGGAGGAGGTCACGCCCGACACCCCCGTCGCGGGTACGCGGTGGGCGGCACCGGGGCGGGCACGTACGCGGAGGGGCCGGTTGCGGCGGCAGGAGGGGTCACCGCCGCAGTGTCCCACCCGCCACCGCCCGGGGGAACCGGGTATGCGGGCGCGGGGACCGGCGGAACGCGCAGGTCAGGACGTTGGCGGAAGGGGAGGTCGGGAGGGGGCGGAAGAGGGGGCCGGGAGGGGGGCCGGGAAGGGGCTGCACAGCGGCCGGTCGGGCCCCCGGGAGGCGGGTCAGAACAGGGGCTGGGGGAGGAACCCCTCCAGGGCGAGCAGGATCCGCTTGGTCTCCACGCCGCCGCCGAAGCCCCCGATGCCCCCGTCGTTCTCCACGACCCGGTGGCAGGGCACGACCACGGGCAGCGGGTTCGACCCCATGGCGTTGCCCACGGCCTGGGCCGCCCCCGGCTGCCCGACCCGGGCGGCCAGCTCCCCGTACCCGACCACCGATCCGTAGGGCACGGAGCGGTCGAGCTCCCGCAGCACCTGGCGGTTGAAGCCGGAGCTGAGCCGCCAGTCCAGCGGCAGCTCGAAACGCCGCAGGGTGCCGGCGAAGTACGCGGCGAGCTGGCGCACCGGCTCGGCCAGCAGCTCCTCCTCGCCCGGAGCCGGCCGCCGGGCGTCGGCGCCGAGCCGCGAGACGAGCGGGCCGATCATCCGGTCGACCCGCTCCGGCGCGGCGTGGAACTCGACCCGGACCAGACCCTCGGGGGTCGCGGCCAGGAGGAGGGGGCCGATGTCGCTGGGGACGACGGTCCATTCGAGGTGCGGCCCGCGGGGCCGCTCGCTGGTGTCCACGCCCCCACGGTACGGCGCCCCGCCGACAGTCCCGCCGCTGCCGGTCAGAATCCGCCGACCGCCTCCCGTACGACGTCGGGCGCGTTCGTGATGACCCCGTCCACCCCCATCTCCCGCACCTTGCGGGCCGTGGCCGCGTCGTTGACGATCCAGGTGTCCACCTCCATGGCCTTGCCGTGGGCGCCCCGCAGCCCGTGCACGGCCTTCACCCAGTCCGCCGAGATCGTGGTGTACGACGGGTTGATCCGGTCGGTGAACTCGGCGTACTCCGGCAGGTCGGCCACGCTCGGAGTGCCCAGGAGGGCCGTGACCAGGTCGGGCCGCAGCCGGTGCACGGTGCGTACGGAGTCGGCGCTGAAGCTCTGCACCACCAGGCGCTCGGCCACGTGCCGCTCGTCGAGCCAGCCCAGCTCGTCGAGCAGTTCCAGCGTCTGCTCCTCGATCCCCGGGTACAGCTCCGGCTTCTTGATCTCCAGGAGCAGCCGCTGCTGGTTGTCCTGGACCCGGTCCATGTACTCCCGCAGGGTCGGCACCCGGGCGCCCGCGAACTGCGGGCCGAACCAGCTGCCCGCGTCCAGCCGGGCGATCTCCGCCGCCGTGAAGTCCTTGACCGCCCACGGCTCGCGGCCCGGGAACACCTGCTCGACATCGGTCGTACGGGCCAGCGTGTCGTCGTGGATCACCACGAGCTCGCCGTCCCGGGTCCGCTGGACGTCGTTCTCGACCCAGGCGAAGCCCATCCACATGGCCCGGTCGATCGCGGCGACGGTGTTCTCCGGGGCGTACGCCGAAGCCCCCCGGTGGGCGTACACGACGGGGCCCAGGAACCGCTTCTGCGCGGTGGAGGGGGCGACGGGCGTGCCGGGGGCGCCGGAGGCGGCGGACGACGCCGTCCCGCCCAGCAGGCCGAGGGCGAGGCCCAGGAAGGCGGCGGCCGCGGCGGCGGCGGGTCGGACGACGTGCATGTGCGATCTCCTCGGGTCGTGAGGCCTGCTCTCGCCTCAAACGGGCGCGGCGCCCCGGACGTTGCGGGGGCGGCGCCCGCCGTGCACTGACGGAGGGGTTCCACGGCGATCATGGGGTTGACGATCACGGCCCCGCCACCGAACTACGACAAACGGACCAGACCGCGCTGACTGTCGGTGGGGGGCCGTACGGTTGACCCATGCGGCCCGTATCGAAGATCGAACGCACGGTGGCGCCTTTCGAGGTCGTCAGCCCCTACCAGCCCAGCGGCGACCAGCCGACGGCCATCGCCGAGCTGGAGAAGCGCATCCGTGCAGGTGAGAAGGATGTCGTCCTGCTGGGTGCGACCGGCACGGGCAAGTCGGCCACCACGGCCTGGATGATCGAGAAGCTCCAGCGCCCCACCCTGGTGATGGCCCCGAACAAGACCCTGGCCGCCCAGCTGGCGAACGAGTTCCGCGAGCTCCTGCCGAACAACGCCGTCGAGTACTTCGTCTCGTACTACGACTACTACCAGCCCGAGGCGTACGTACCGCAGTCGGACACCTACATCGAGAAGGACTCCTCGATCAACGAGGAGGTGGAGCGGCTGCGCCACTCCGCGACCAACTCGCTGCTGACCCGGCGCGACGTGATCGTCGTCGCCTCCGTGTCCTGCATCTACGGCCTCGGCACCCCGCAGGAGTACGTCGACCGGATGGTCCCGCTCAAGGTCGGCGAGGAGATGGACCGCGACCAGCTGCTGCGCCGCTTCGTCGACATCCAGTACACGCGCAACGACGTGGCCTTCACCCGCGGCACCTTCCGGGTGCGCGGCGACACCATCGAGATCTTCCCGGTCTACGAGGAACTCGCCGTCCGCATCGAGATGTTCGGCGACGAGATCGAGGCCCTGTCCACCCTGCACCCGCTGACCGGTGAGGTCATCAGCGAGGACCGCGAGCTCTACGTCTTCCCCGCCAGCCACTACGTCGCCGGCCCCGAGCGCATGGAGAAGGCGATCACCGGCATCGAGGCGGAGCTCGCCGAGCGCCTCGCGGAGCTGGAGAAGCAGGGCAAGATGCTGGAGGCCCAGCGGCTTCGCATGCGCACCACCTACGACCTGGAGATGATGCGCCAGATCGGGTCCTGCTCCGGCATCGAGAACTACTCGCTGCACATGGACGACCGCGAGCGCGGCTCCGCGCCGAACACCCTCATCGACTACTTCCCCGAGGACTTCCTCCTCGTCATCGACGAGTCGCACGTCACCGTGCCCCAGATCGGCGCCATGTACGAGGGCGACGCCTCGCGCAAGCGGACCCTGGTCGACCACGGCTTCCGGCTGCCGTCCGCGCTCGACAACCGGCCGCTGAAGTGGGAGGAGTTCCAGGAGCGGATCGGCCAGACGGTCTACCTGTCCGCCACCCCGGGCAAGTACGAGCTCTCCCGCGGCGACGGGTTCGTCGAGCAGATCATCCGCCCCACCGGTCTGGTCGACCCCGAGGTCGTGGTCAAGCCCACCGACGGGCAGATCGACGACCTGGTCCACGAGATCCGGCAGCGGGTCGAGAAGGACGAACGCGTCCTGGTCACCACCCTCACCAAGAAGATGGCCGAGGACCTCACCGACTACTTCCTGGAGCTCGGCATCCAGGTCCGCTACCTGCACAGCGACGTCGACACCCTGCGCCGCATCGAGCTGCTGCGCGAGCTGCGGGCCGGCGAGTACGACGTCCTGGTCGGCATCAACCTGCTGCGCGAGGGCCTCGACCTGCCCGAGGTGTCGCTGGTGGCGATCCTCGACGCCGACAAGGAGGGGTTCCTGCGCTCGGGGACCTCCCTCATCCAGACCATCGGCCGCGCCGCGCGCAACGTCTCGGGCCAGGTCCACATGTACGCGGACAAGATGACCCCGGCGATGGAGAAGGCCATCGACGAGACGAACCGGCGCCGCGAGAAGCAGATCGCCTACAACACGGCGAACGGCATCGACCCGCAGCCGCTGCGCAAGAAGATCAACGACATCGTCGCCACCATCGCCCGCGAGGAACTGGACACCGAGGAACTGCTCGGCACCGGCTACCGGCAGGCCAAGGACGGCAAGGGCGCCAAGGCGCCGGTGCCGGCGCTCGGCGGCAGGGCGGCCGCGGCCGTCGCCGGGGGCAGGGCGGGCAAGGGCGCCAAGGGGGCGAAGGGCGCGCAGGCGGCCGAGGTGCTCACGGACCGGCCCGCCGCCGAACTGGCCGCGCTGATCGAGCAGATGACCGAGCGGATGCGCGGCGCCGCGGCCGAGCTCCAGTTCGAGGTCGCGGCCCGGATCCGGGACGAGGTGGGCGAGCTCAAGAAGGAGCTCCGGCAGATGAAGGAAGCGGGTCTCGCCTGACCCCGGGGCGGTCAGTAGGGTTGGGACACAGCCGCAGTTACACGCTGCGCGCCCGTCGGTCGGGCGGGCTACGGAGAGGGGACAGCGCGTGACGGTCAACATGACCAAGGGTCAGGCCATCAGTCTGCAGAAGTCGGACGGCGGCACGCTGACCGCGGTCCGGATGGGCCTCGGCTGGCAGGCGGCCAAGCGTCGGGGCCTGTTCGGCTCGCGGACCCGGGAGATCGACCTCGACGCCTCGGCGGTGCTCTTCGCCGACAAGCAGCCCGTGGACGTGGTGTTCTTCCGGCACCTGCAGAGCGACGACGGCTCGGTGCG
Protein-coding sequences here:
- a CDS encoding MBL fold metallo-hydrolase; the encoded protein is MTVAQVTQAAQVTRDARDGRRSRPAGIRSIQLGDTKVTYVPDGDVRLRPLPLLQDTTDEVWAAHPEYLDADGHLVGSIGSLLVEHGDRALLIDAGFGPRRYEAPDGPLATVHGGALPQHLAELGRRPQDVEAVAFTHLHVDHLGWASLPAPGDDGLLFAHADLLVSGPEWERRDLLEAQGTGEQVAAMAPQVRTITDGQEIFPGVHVRITPGHTVGHAEYVITGGGRRLIAFGDAVHSPIQIDHPEWSSAFDHDPALTAGHRRRLVAELARPDTIGFGVHFADVVFGRVRQDGDGPAWQPVDA
- a CDS encoding MarR family winged helix-turn-helix transcriptional regulator, which codes for MTTSPDPQPIAERQLCGLVNGLAQRITEHVRVRAATLGLTAAQATALREMTGPMTMRELAERMTCEPSNTTFVVDKLEKQGLVERHPHPTDRRAKHLVLTAEGAALRTRLLELLVVDSPLSGLTEQEKRVLHQLLEQAVTSP
- a CDS encoding DUF2293 domain-containing protein; the protein is MSLVVFESLKQIHCAECRRGPLRRLVREAGVPRCLDCADLGHLVYLPRGDAALTRRAREASSLSAVVVRRHRRRRRYERQGLLVEDAALARAERACLADAEARARRRERDRARRAAEDVRFTAAFAAEITRLFPGCPPERAEAIAAHASVRGSGRVGRTAAGRALDEQAVSVAVRAAVRHADTEYDALLMSGVPRFAARARLAPLIDAVLDGWRTAA
- a CDS encoding WGR domain-containing protein yields the protein MARETTYLELSQEDGAAHKFYEVTVDGTEVSVRYGRIGATGQLQGSSFPTPDKARAAAAKKIGEKVRKGYAPAVRGARAARAVTRRQVTSAPSTARAVAPVLWRFRTGSAAFGIHVDEDRCWVGNQAGDVYTVSHGGEVLARYSLPDGVKCLVADEFWIYAGCDDGTVYDLSSKVPFGAYDIAADVDIFWLDIREGVLNVADRNGGLTVIDHEDEFQWSRRSSGSNAWMVRADDRAVYHGHSLGVTAYAPDGGGQLWHTNTSGSVLFGWQERDAVYAGTGRNSVQRLSKATGAVEASYRCDAAVYSCATSPDGRHVFAGDLASSVYCFDAEGNRLWKLGTGSGSALSMQYLDGRLYLVTTDGSLVCVDASEAAIAAAQQGSVPAPVDVKSAAALPVFTPAVSAAAVATVSVAAVPTGTVVVECVQQGGRMRVQVVSEGFEPSWNVQFPRGIREAGARYVVDGLHPASGGFYRVRGEIRRLV
- a CDS encoding uridine kinase translates to MKLEAITWQRMAERLAGHLDDVRAASPDGAGTGVWQRVGVDGAPAADTGLLAGRLADALRLRGRSVLVVAAGGFLRPASLRFEFGREDVDAYLGGWYDTGALWREVFGPTDPGGSGRVLPDLWDPVTDRATRSPYVELPAGGVLIVHGPLLLGHWFPFDLSVHISLSPGALARRTEEGARWTLPAFARYARETEPASAADVLVRADDARHPAWTGCPGRADTG
- a CDS encoding carbohydrate kinase family protein — translated: MTAAPGALVVVGDVVTDVVAIHPEPLAPATDTAARIRTLPGGAGANAACWAARTGTAEVRLLARVGAESARWHERALVDAGVRPRLVVDPAEPTGTVVALVGKDAERTFLTDSGASLRLCPADWAPALLDGAAHLHLSGYLFFADSSRELALVALRAARTRGVPVSVDPASAGFLAALGPERFMAAVAGVGALLPNEDEARLLAGLPEPAGVARAAEELSRRVPLVVVTRGTGGALVAEAGRITAEVAAEPAEAVDTTGAGDAFTGGFLAARLAGSDPAEAARAGCRAAAEAVTRIGGRP
- a CDS encoding pseudouridine-5'-phosphate glycosidase; this encodes MPLHRASEVPVLSEEVREALAARRPVVALESTIIAHGLPRPRNLEVGLELEALVRAEGAVPATVAVLDGVAHAGLDKARLERIAAGEGVRKLGHRDLAPALATGATGATTVSATALLAARAGLRVFATGGLGGVHREWTRSQDESADLALLARTRITVVCAGVKSILDVPATLQRLETLGVGILGYRTRRFPGFYLADSGEPVDWTVERPEEVAAVMAAQDALGGTESALLVANPVAEAEQLDPRLHDRVLAEALAECRERGIAGQAVTPFLLDFLVRATGGASLEANLAAVRGNVRLGARIAGAWAARA
- a CDS encoding cupin domain-containing protein, which codes for MSTSDHTAPAPASFAVSVADVPDSELEVEDLDPAQVVSGTPVVTGKVLWEAEDGSQIRGIWQITPGVVTDTEANELFVVVGGRATIEVEGGATLEVGPGSACVLREGDRTTWTVHETLRKAYHISY